The Haloplanus sp. GDY1 genomic sequence TGGGCGAACTCATCCGCGACGCCGACGTGGGCGTGACCGGAGCCAACTTCGTCACCGCCGACAGCGGGACGATGGCCCTCGTCACCAGCGAGGGCAACGCCCGGAAGTGCGCCGTCGCGCCCGACACGCACGTCGCCGTCGCGGGCGTCGAGAAGGTGATCCCCTCGACGGACGACCTCTCGCCGTTCCTCGAACTCCTCGCGCGCTCGGGGACCGGCCAGGACCTCACCGCCTACGTCTCGCTGCTGACCCCGCCGGTCGACTCCCCGACCCTCGATTTCGACGACGACGAGACGCCCCTGTCCGAGCGGGGCTCCGACCGCGAGTTCCACCTCGTGCTCGTCGACAACGGCCGCATGGCGATGCGCGAGGACGACCAGCTCCGCGAGACGCTGTACTGCATCCGGTGTGGCCAGTGTTCGAACTCCTGTGCCAACTTCCAGCACGTCGGCGGGCACGCCTTCGGCGGCGAGACCTACTCCGGCGGCATCGGCACCGGCTGGGAGGCCGGCATCGAGGGGCTGGACACCGCCGCGGAGTTCAACGACTTCTGTACCGGCTGTTCCCGGTGTGTCAACGGCTGTCCCACCAAGATCGACATTCCGTGGATCAACACGGTGGTGCGCGACCGGGTGAACCGCGGCACGGAGCCCGAGGGGTACGACTTCCTCGTCGAGGGGCTGACGCCCGACGAGGAGCCCGGCGGCCTCGACCTCGACAAGCGCCTGTTCGGCAACTTCGAGACGCTCGCGAAACTCGGGAGCGCGACCGCCCCCGTCTCGAACTGGCTCGCCGACACGGGGCCGGCCCGCTGGGCGCTCGAGCGCGTCGCCGGCGTCGACTCCCGGCGCGACCTCCCCGAGTTCCAGCGCGAGACCCTGGTCGACTGGTTCCGGAACCGCGTCTCGACCGTCTCCGATCCGACCCGGGAGGCCGTCCTCTACCCCGACGTCTACACCAACCACGTGCAGGTCGAACGGGGGAAGGCCGCCGTGCGGGTACTGGAGGCCCTCGGCGTCTCGGTGCGGATCCCCTCGATGCCCTCCAGCGGTCGCGCGCCGCTCTCGCAGGGCATGATCGCCACCGCCGAGGCGCACGCCCACGACGTCTACGGCGCGCTCGCCGAACACGTCGACGCCGGGCGCGACGTGGTCGTGATCGAACCCTCCGACCTCGCGATGTTCGAGCGGGAGTACGAGCGGTTCCTCGCGGACGCCTCCGTCGAGCGCCTGCAGGAGCACAGCTACGAGATCATGGAGTACGTCTACGGCCTGCTGGAGAACGGCGCGGACGCCGACGCGCTCCGGGGCGGCGACGGTCACGAGGTCGCCTACCACGCTCACTGCCAGCAGCGCACCCTCGGCCTCGAAGCCCACACGACGGCCGTGCTGGAGGCCCTCGACTACGACGTGGTCACCTCCGACGTGGAGTGCTGTGGCATGGCCGGCTCCTTCGGCTACAAGGACACCTACTACGAACTGAGCATGGACGTGGGCGACGACCTGGCCGAGCAGTTCTCGACCGCCGAGACGCGCGACCGGACGGTGGTCGCCAGCGGCACCTCCTGTCTGGAGCAACTCGACGCCCTGCTCGCCCGGCCGTCCCGACACCCCGTCGAACTGGTCGCGCCGCGGTAGCGCCGCCGCCCCACTCCGGTCACCCGCGCTCGCCGTCCGGTCGGGCGGCCACGAGGCTGACGCCGAGCGCCAGCCAGACGACGGTCTCGAGGAAGAACGACGGCGTCCAGAGGTAGTACCCCACGAACTCGACGGGTGGGAGCCCGAGCGGGGTCGCCGGTTCCGTCAGCGGCCAGCCGAGAAACGGGACGTCGTCGGCGCGGCCGTTGACGACGAGGTGGAGCGCGTCGAGCAGGAGATGCGACAGCCAGCCGACCCAGAGCGCGACCCCCCGTCTCCCGACCAGGGCTACCGGGACGGCCAGCGCGAGGGTGACCCCCGAGTGACCGACGGTGTGATACAGGTCGACGACGCCCGCCGCCGCCAGGGGCTTGTCGACCACGTCCGGAAGCGCCGCGCCGGCGACGAGCCACCGCGGCGACGCCCGCCACCGCCGACCGAGGAGCCAGGCGGCGACGAGGTGGGTCGCGAAGAGCACGTCCCCCCGTAGGACCGGCGGCCGGTTACCCTTCACGGCCGTCGTGACGGTCCGGTGGACCGGGCGTTCGCCGCAGCAACGAACTATTAAGACCCGTCACGAACAGGGAGTGCATATGGACGGCACGCCACAGGAGATCACGACGCTCGTCGGGCGCGAGGTGTATTCGAACAACGGGGTATTCGTCGGGGAAGTCGAGGACGTGCGCCTCGACCTCGGCGGGGAGTCCGTCACGGGACTCGCGCTCGGCGAACTGAGCCAGGAACTGTTCGCCGGTCGGATCGAGGCCGGCAAGGGCGTGATGATCCCCTACCGCTGGGTCCGTGCCGTGGGTGACGTCATCCTCATCAACGACGTGGTCGAACGGCTGGACGACGAGGACGAGGACGAGGAAGTCGTCGCCTAACTCCCGTTCGCGCCCTCGCCCGCGCTGCTCTCGACACCCATCGCGTCGAACAGTTTCTTGCGCACCGCCTCCTCGGCGAGCGACAGGAGCGTGTCGCGGTTGTCCTCGCTCGCCTCGATGCCGGTGAAGAGGCCGAGCGGAATCTCGACGCTCCCCTGCGTGGAGTGGCCGCCCGCCTCGCCGATGGCGCCGTAGGCGTCGTCGAGGACGTTCCCGATGTTGATGCGGATGTCCTTGGAGCGTGCCGCGAGGTAGATGGTGTCGTCGGCGATGCCGAACACCGCCGTCGTCGTGATGCCCTCGAGGTTGAGGAGGTGCTGGGCGGCCTGGGCGAGCGCGTCGCGGTCGCGGATGAACCCCGCGTTCGAGACGAGGTGGCTCCCCTGTACCTGGCGGTTCTGGATGGCCTCCGCGAGCACGTCGAGCGTCTCCGGCGACATCGACGGCGACTCCACCTGCTCTAAGGTGTCGTGGTTGGCGAAGGGGTACAGGTACGCGGCCGCCGTCAGGTCAGCGGGCGTGGTGTCCCGCTTGAAATCCAGGGTCTCGGCGCGGATGCCGTACAGGAGCGCCGTCGCCACCGCCTCGCTCGGCGAGAGGTCGAACTCCTGGATGTACTTCGTGAGGATGGTCGAGGTGGAGGAGACGTTCGGCCGGACGTCCATGAAGTCGGCGTCGTAGTCGGACTCGGGCTCGTAGTGGTCGATGAAGATGTCGACGCCGGCGTCGAGGCCGAGGTCGCCGGACTTCATGTGATCGACCAGCGCGATCAGGGCGTAGTCGTCCAGCGACTCCACCTCCGAGAGCGGCAGGAGTTCGATGCCGAGCAGGTTCACGAACGCCCGGTTCTCCTGGTGGCCGATGTCGCCGTGATAGAGGATGTCCGCCTCGACGTCGTGGGCCTCCGCGATGGCCTGCAGCGCCACCGCGCTGGCGATGGAGTCCGGATCGGGGTTGTCGTGGGTGAGGATGGCGAGTCGCCCGTCGCCCGAACGGAGGATGTCGGCGAGTTGCTGGGCCTTGTACTCCAGTTCGCCCGTCTCCAGGGCGCGCAGCGCCGACTCCGCGATCACCTGCGAGGGGTTGATCACCACGTCCGCGCCGGCCTCGGTGAGTTCGTCCTCCGAGACGGGGTCGGAGGCGCGGACGATGACGAACTGGTCGCCGCCGCGCTCGCGGATCCTGGAGACGGCCGCCTTGTTCGCCTCCACGTCCGACGCGAGGATCAGGATCACGTCGCGGTCGGCGACGAGGTCGGCCACCTCGTCCTCGCGGATGTCGGCCCGGCGGGCGTCGAGGTCCTGATCGCGGAGCGCTTCGACGCGGCTCTCGTCCCGGTCGAGGATCAGCACGCTTTTGCCCTCCTCCGCGAGGTCCTCGGCGACGGCGTGGCCGACGCTCCCACAGCCGAGGATCGCGTACGAAGACATCGTCGAGACTGGCGCCGCGTTGCTCATGTGATCCGACGTATCGAGGCGTCTCACTTAACGTCGTCCCTTCGCGCACCGCGAGCGGCCGCCCCGCCGGCGGGCGGCCGCCTTACCACGTCACGCCGGCGTTCCGCCCCTCCGGCGGCCCCCGAACGGTCCGGTGACGAAGGAGTTACCAGCCCACGGCGGCTACGTCCTCCCGTGTCCGACACGCCAGCGGCCGATTCGGGTGAGACGGCCACCGTCACGGTCTATACGCGCGCGGACTGTCACCTCTGTGCGGAGGCCATCGAGACCGTCGAGCGCGTCGCCGCATCCCTCGGGCGGCCGGTCGACATCGACGTCGTCGACGTCGACACGGACCCGGACCTGCGGGAGCGATACGGCGACCGGGTCCCGTACGTGACCGTTGACGGCCGCCCGCGGTTCAAGTATCGCGTCGACGCCGACGACCTCCGGGAGATCCTCTCGGAGTGAGTCGACCCGAAGGGAAACGCCTTTTAGTGGGCCTCGGATAGCAGACTACGTAGGGCCGGTAGCTCAGTCAGGTAGAGCGACGGACTCTTAATCCGTCGGTCGGGGGTTCAACTCCCTCCCGGCCCGCTCCGTCTCCGACGGTTTTTCAGTCACTCCGAGAGGCATTACAGCGTTCGTACCCCCCGAATTCGGGGAACGAGGGTCTGTACCCCCCGTTCCGCGAGTGCCGTCAGTTCGCTCAGTCACCGACTGGCCCGGCAGTCTGCGACGGGCACACGACGCAGCGAGGCTCTGTCCGTGAACCGGGTACGACTGAAGCGAGACTTTTCATACGCCGACGCGCAATAGAGCGATATGAGTGGCACGAAATCGGGCCCCGATACGTCTCAATCTCGGATCGTCAGTACCGAGGACGTACTGGGTGGTAAACCGCGCATCGATGGGACGCGGATCGGGGTGTACTTCGTCCACGAACGGGTGGAACGGCGGGGCCTCGAACCTCGGACGGTCGCGGATCGACACGACCTCGATGTCGCCGACGTGTATCGTGCACTGGCCTACTATCACGACCATCCGGACGAAATGGCGAGGATCGAGCGAGAACGGAAACGACTCCGTGAGAGCACGGAGTCCGATCCGAACGTGGCGACAGGTCCCGCGGATCTGGAGTAACGGAAGCGGATGTCGGTGACGTTGTCGCTGTTGTTCGACGAGGATACGGAAGCCAAGTTCGCCCGACTCTGCGAGAAGGAGGGTCACGATGTCGAGCGAGTCGTCGACGTTCCGGAACTGGGCCGAGGAGCGAAAGATGCCGAAGTCCGACGGTACGCTAACTCGACGGATCGGATCGTCGTGACTCACGACGACGATTATGTAAGGGGGGCTCGGGCGGATGACGACAGAACCCTTTACGCGCCGAACCAGCGGCTGTCGGCGTTCGAACTTTATCGCATTCTCTCTGCCGTCTGTGACGTTGTCTCTTCAGCTGAGGAACTGCCACCTGCCGTGTATCTGACCGAGGACTGGCTCTAACGCCCGGCGCTTCTCCGGTTCGACGGGCCGTAGCGTGCATAGCTGGTTAGCCCACAGCGGGAGCGCGGCCCCGGTAATCGACTGCGGGGCGACCGAAGGGAGCGTTCAACTCCCTCCCGGCCCGTTTTCCTGCGAACGTCAGTGAGCAGTGAAAACGTCCGAGGGTGTTGAACCACGCGAGACGAACGGCGTGAGTCTCGCAATCGGGGTCAACTCCCCCCCGGCCCGCTCCCTCGTCGACGGCCGCGGTCGCTACGAGTCGTCGGTCTCGTTCGCCGCGACCGCCTCGTTGTTCAGCCCGCTCCCGTCGTTGTGCCGGCACTGTTCGGTGTAGAGGCCGAGATCGAACCGGGCCGAATCGCCCTGGATCTCGTTGCCGTGGTCGACCGGCACCCACCACGCGAACACGACCGAGTACTGCTCCCCGGCGGCGAAACAGCCCTGATCGCCGGTTCCGCCGGCCTGCTCGGCGTTCATCGCGCTGGTGAGCTCCGTACCGTTGGCATCGCCGACGATGCCCAGGATCTCCCGAAGGGTACCGATTCGGGCGGGCTCCTCGTCGCCGTTCTGGTAGTTGTTCC encodes the following:
- a CDS encoding LUD domain-containing protein, which produces MSKGDKAAEIRRLMATEGPAIEENTKGFNRRRREAVADLENYEELRTRAREIKEDAIDRLPELIDELRESVEANGGHLYVADDPEDANRYVRNVVADNGAERVVKSKSMTTEELEVNDALEADGVDVVETDLGEWVVQLADETPSHLIAPAIHRSRESIADLFREVFDPDDPPETADELTTFARNRLGELIRDADVGVTGANFVTADSGTMALVTSEGNARKCAVAPDTHVAVAGVEKVIPSTDDLSPFLELLARSGTGQDLTAYVSLLTPPVDSPTLDFDDDETPLSERGSDREFHLVLVDNGRMAMREDDQLRETLYCIRCGQCSNSCANFQHVGGHAFGGETYSGGIGTGWEAGIEGLDTAAEFNDFCTGCSRCVNGCPTKIDIPWINTVVRDRVNRGTEPEGYDFLVEGLTPDEEPGGLDLDKRLFGNFETLAKLGSATAPVSNWLADTGPARWALERVAGVDSRRDLPEFQRETLVDWFRNRVSTVSDPTREAVLYPDVYTNHVQVERGKAAVRVLEALGVSVRIPSMPSSGRAPLSQGMIATAEAHAHDVYGALAEHVDAGRDVVVIEPSDLAMFEREYERFLADASVERLQEHSYEIMEYVYGLLENGADADALRGGDGHEVAYHAHCQQRTLGLEAHTTAVLEALDYDVVTSDVECCGMAGSFGYKDTYYELSMDVGDDLAEQFSTAETRDRTVVASGTSCLEQLDALLARPSRHPVELVAPR
- a CDS encoding metal-dependent hydrolase, which encodes MLFATHLVAAWLLGRRWRASPRWLVAGAALPDVVDKPLAAAGVVDLYHTVGHSGVTLALAVPVALVGRRGVALWVGWLSHLLLDALHLVVNGRADDVPFLGWPLTEPATPLGLPPVEFVGYYLWTPSFFLETVVWLALGVSLVAARPDGERG
- a CDS encoding PRC-barrel domain-containing protein, whose product is MDGTPQEITTLVGREVYSNNGVFVGEVEDVRLDLGGESVTGLALGELSQELFAGRIEAGKGVMIPYRWVRAVGDVILINDVVERLDDEDEDEEVVA
- a CDS encoding DHH family phosphoesterase; the encoded protein is MSNAAPVSTMSSYAILGCGSVGHAVAEDLAEEGKSVLILDRDESRVEALRDQDLDARRADIREDEVADLVADRDVILILASDVEANKAAVSRIRERGGDQFVIVRASDPVSEDELTEAGADVVINPSQVIAESALRALETGELEYKAQQLADILRSGDGRLAILTHDNPDPDSIASAVALQAIAEAHDVEADILYHGDIGHQENRAFVNLLGIELLPLSEVESLDDYALIALVDHMKSGDLGLDAGVDIFIDHYEPESDYDADFMDVRPNVSSTSTILTKYIQEFDLSPSEAVATALLYGIRAETLDFKRDTTPADLTAAAYLYPFANHDTLEQVESPSMSPETLDVLAEAIQNRQVQGSHLVSNAGFIRDRDALAQAAQHLLNLEGITTTAVFGIADDTIYLAARSKDIRINIGNVLDDAYGAIGEAGGHSTQGSVEIPLGLFTGIEASEDNRDTLLSLAEEAVRKKLFDAMGVESSAGEGANGS
- a CDS encoding glutaredoxin family protein; the protein is MSDTPAADSGETATVTVYTRADCHLCAEAIETVERVAASLGRPVDIDVVDVDTDPDLRERYGDRVPYVTVDGRPRFKYRVDADDLREILSE
- a CDS encoding DUF433 domain-containing protein, coding for MSGTKSGPDTSQSRIVSTEDVLGGKPRIDGTRIGVYFVHERVERRGLEPRTVADRHDLDVADVYRALAYYHDHPDEMARIERERKRLRESTESDPNVATGPADLE
- a CDS encoding DUF5615 family PIN-like protein, with the protein product MSVTLSLLFDEDTEAKFARLCEKEGHDVERVVDVPELGRGAKDAEVRRYANSTDRIVVTHDDDYVRGARADDDRTLYAPNQRLSAFELYRILSAVCDVVSSAEELPPAVYLTEDWL